CATGTCCGTGGCAGAAAGTATCGTACTGCGGTTCGATTATCGACTCCCGATGGTGCTGCAGAGCGGCCTTAGAGGCGTCAGTATACCTTCTGTGACTGCGTTTCCAACTCACCTTCAAATCATCCAGATCGCTGATATTCTCGTCCGAGTATCCCTTCATCGCCTTGGTGGCCACCGGCCCCATGTAGTTGTTAACCACGGCGAACTCCATCAGCGAGAGAAAGACGAAGACCGAACAGGACGACATCCAGACATCTATCGCCTTCACATAGGAGACCGGGGGCAGAGACTGCTGGGATTGCGTGTTCTGGGTGGCAAGGGTCAGCAGCGAAGTCACTCCCAATGTGACACGGGCCGGTATGGCCTCCGGCTTGATCCAAAACGATATCCACGACATGACCACGATCAGAGCCGAGGGGATGTAGGTGTGGAATAGATGGTAGCCCAGGCGCCGTCGCAGGTTGAACACAATGGCCAGGCAGGTGAAGTTCCCTGGacgaaatatatattttaaattaagaaaCCTTAAAAAAGATATTATGAAACTCACCTGTGGAGTACTCTATAGTACAATCGGTTGTGTAGTT
The Drosophila bipectinata strain 14024-0381.07 chromosome 3R, DbipHiC1v2, whole genome shotgun sequence DNA segment above includes these coding regions:
- the HisCl1 gene encoding glycine receptor subunit alpha-2 isoform X1 — encoded protein: MTDPLVVNAEIELPQLDISNNYTTDCTIEYSTGNFTCLAIVFNLRRRLGYHLFHTYIPSALIVVMSWISFWIKPEAIPARVTLGVTSLLTLATQNTQSQQSLPPVSYVKAIDVWMSSCSVFVFLSLMEFAVVNNYMGPVATKAMKGYSDENISDLDDLKAALQHHRESIIEPQYDTFCHGHATAIYIDKFSRFFFPFSFFILNIVYWTTFL